In the genome of Mycobacterium kansasii ATCC 12478, one region contains:
- the narH gene encoding nitrate reductase subunit beta: MKVMAQLAMVMNLDKCIGCHTCSVTCKQAWTNRAGTEYVWFNNVETRPGQGYPRTYEDQERWGGGWVRDKKGRLRLRDGGRFHKLLRIFANPKLPTIDEYYEPWTYDYENLTTAPAGDTFPTAAPKSLISGKPMKVSWGPNWDDNLAGSPEILSEDPILKKVSDEVRLKLEETFMFYLPRICEHCLNPSCVASCPSGAMYKRSEDGIVLVDQDRCRGWRMCVSGCPYKKVYFNHKTGKAEKCTLCYPRMEVGLPTICSETCVGRLRYLGLVLYDVDRVLQAASVENDTDLYEAQRRILLDACDPEVIAAARAAGISQEWIEAAQRSPVYALINTYRVALPLHPEYRTMPMVWYIPPLSPVVDAVSRDGHDGEELGNLFGALEALRIPMQYLAELFTAGDTAVVEGVLRRLAAMRSYMRDINLGRETQPHIPESVGMTEEQIYEMYRLLAIAKYEERYVIPTAFSPQARELEQMGCSLTGDGGPGMYEDGGPVPVSVETFHAQQRSTQVDLLTWDGDQPPVGMFPEKQQR, from the coding sequence ATGAAAGTCATGGCGCAGCTGGCGATGGTGATGAACCTCGACAAGTGCATCGGCTGCCACACCTGTTCGGTGACCTGCAAGCAGGCCTGGACCAACCGTGCCGGCACCGAGTACGTGTGGTTCAACAACGTCGAAACCCGTCCGGGCCAAGGCTATCCGCGCACCTACGAGGACCAGGAGCGCTGGGGCGGCGGCTGGGTACGCGACAAGAAGGGCCGGTTGCGGCTGCGTGACGGCGGACGCTTCCACAAGCTGTTGCGGATCTTCGCCAACCCCAAGCTGCCCACCATCGACGAGTACTACGAGCCGTGGACCTACGACTACGAAAACCTGACCACCGCACCCGCCGGCGACACGTTCCCGACGGCCGCGCCGAAAAGCCTGATCAGCGGCAAACCGATGAAGGTCTCCTGGGGGCCGAACTGGGACGACAATCTGGCCGGATCGCCGGAAATCCTTTCCGAGGACCCGATATTGAAGAAGGTCAGTGACGAGGTCCGGCTGAAGCTCGAAGAGACCTTCATGTTCTATCTGCCGCGGATCTGCGAGCACTGCCTGAACCCATCCTGCGTGGCGTCGTGCCCGTCGGGTGCGATGTACAAGCGCAGCGAGGACGGCATCGTGCTGGTCGACCAGGACCGCTGCCGCGGCTGGCGCATGTGTGTGTCCGGATGTCCTTACAAGAAGGTCTATTTCAACCATAAAACCGGCAAGGCCGAGAAGTGCACGCTGTGCTATCCGCGAATGGAGGTCGGCCTGCCGACCATCTGCTCGGAGACCTGCGTGGGCCGGCTGCGCTATCTGGGCCTGGTGCTCTACGACGTCGACCGGGTGCTGCAGGCCGCGTCGGTGGAAAACGACACCGACCTCTACGAGGCGCAGCGACGAATCCTGCTCGACGCATGCGATCCTGAGGTGATCGCCGCCGCCCGCGCGGCCGGTATCTCGCAGGAGTGGATCGAGGCCGCGCAGCGCTCCCCGGTGTATGCGCTGATCAATACCTACCGGGTGGCGCTGCCGTTGCACCCGGAATACCGCACGATGCCGATGGTCTGGTACATCCCGCCACTGTCGCCGGTGGTCGACGCGGTCAGCCGTGACGGTCACGACGGCGAGGAACTGGGCAATCTGTTCGGCGCGCTGGAGGCGCTGCGCATCCCGATGCAGTACCTGGCCGAACTGTTCACCGCCGGCGACACCGCCGTGGTCGAGGGCGTGTTGCGCCGGCTGGCGGCGATGCGTTCCTACATGCGCGACATCAACCTCGGCCGGGAGACCCAACCCCACATCCCGGAGTCGGTCGGGATGACCGAAGAGCAGATCTACGAAATGTATCGACTGCTGGCCATCGCGAAATACGAAGAGCGCTACGTCATTCCGACCGCGTTCAGCCCGCAGGCGCGCGAGCTGGAGCAGATGGGCTGCTCGCTGACCGGCGACGGCGGCCCGGGCATGTACGAAGACGGCGGGCCGGTGCCCGTCTCCGTGGAGACATTCCATGCCCAACAGCGTTCGACCCAGGTAGACCTGCTGACCTGGGACGGCGACCAACCACCGGTCGGGATGTTCCCGGAAAAGCAGCAGCGATGA
- a CDS encoding (deoxy)nucleoside triphosphate pyrophosphohydrolase has protein sequence MPTQIVVAGAIICGSTVLVAQRARPPELAGRWELPGGKVATGETERAALARELAEELGLDDIAVGDRLGDDIPLGDTVILRAYRVRLLGGKPDARDHRALRWVTAEQLHDLNWVPADRGWLPDLAKVL, from the coding sequence ATGCCGACGCAGATCGTCGTGGCGGGAGCCATCATCTGTGGCTCCACGGTCCTGGTGGCGCAACGGGCTAGGCCGCCGGAGCTGGCCGGGCGCTGGGAGCTTCCCGGCGGCAAGGTGGCCACCGGCGAAACCGAGCGCGCCGCACTGGCGCGGGAACTGGCCGAGGAGCTCGGGCTCGACGACATCGCCGTGGGTGATCGCTTGGGCGACGACATTCCGTTGGGCGACACCGTAATACTGCGGGCCTACCGGGTGCGGCTGCTTGGCGGCAAACCGGATGCGCGTGACCACCGCGCGCTGCGCTGGGTGACGGCGGAGCAACTGCACGATCTGAACTGGGTGCCGGCCGACCGCGGCTGGCTTCCCGATCTCGCCAAGGTGCTCTGA
- the typA gene encoding translational GTPase TypA, with amino-acid sequence MPFRNVAIVAHVDHGKTTLVDAMLRQSGALAERGGLQERVMDTGDLEREKGITILAKNTAVHRHNSDGTVTVINVIDTPGHADFGGEVERGLSMVDGVLLLVDASEGPLPQTRFVLRKALAAHLPVILVVNKTDRPDARIAEVVEASHDLLLDVASDLDDEAAAAAEHALGLPTLFASGRAGVASTTQPPDGQIPDGDNLDPLFEVLEEHVPPPKGDPEAPLQALVTNLDASTFLGRLALIRIYNGRIRKGQQVAWLRENGAATAKITELLATTGVERNPTDEAVAGDIVAVAGLPEIMIGDTLADLADPVALPRITVDEPAISVTIGTNTSPLAGKVPGHKLTARMVRNRLDAELVGNVSIRVLDIGAPDAWEVQGRGELALAVLVEQMRREGFELTVGKPQVVTKTIDGKLHEPFEAMTVDCPEEYVGAVTQLMAARKGRMVEMANHTTGWVRMDFVVPSRGLIGWRTDFLTETRGTGVGHAVFDGYKPWAGDIRARHTGSLVSDRSGTITPFALLQLADRGQFFVEPGQDTYEGMVVGINPRPEDLDINVTREKKLTNMRSSTADVIETLAKPLELDLERAMEFCAPDECVEVTPEIVRVRKVELDATSRARSRARAKARG; translated from the coding sequence GTGCCATTCCGCAATGTCGCCATCGTCGCGCACGTCGACCACGGCAAAACCACGCTGGTCGACGCCATGCTGCGACAATCCGGGGCGCTGGCCGAACGGGGCGGGCTGCAGGAACGCGTGATGGACACCGGCGACCTGGAGCGGGAAAAAGGGATCACCATCCTGGCCAAGAACACCGCCGTGCACCGCCATAACAGCGATGGCACCGTGACTGTGATCAATGTCATCGACACGCCCGGACACGCCGATTTCGGCGGCGAGGTGGAGCGCGGGCTGTCGATGGTGGACGGGGTGCTGCTGCTGGTCGACGCGTCCGAGGGCCCGCTGCCACAGACCCGCTTCGTGCTGCGCAAGGCGCTGGCCGCGCACTTGCCGGTGATCCTCGTCGTCAACAAGACCGACCGGCCCGACGCGCGCATAGCCGAGGTAGTCGAGGCCAGCCACGACCTGTTGCTGGACGTGGCCAGCGATCTCGACGACGAAGCAGCCGCAGCCGCCGAGCACGCGCTGGGCCTGCCCACCCTGTTCGCATCCGGACGCGCCGGGGTGGCCAGCACCACTCAGCCGCCCGACGGCCAGATTCCCGACGGCGACAACCTCGACCCGCTGTTCGAGGTCCTCGAAGAGCACGTGCCGCCGCCGAAAGGCGACCCGGAGGCGCCGTTGCAGGCCCTGGTCACCAACCTGGACGCCTCGACATTCCTGGGCCGCCTGGCGTTGATCCGCATCTACAACGGACGCATCCGCAAGGGCCAGCAGGTCGCCTGGCTGCGCGAGAATGGCGCCGCGACCGCCAAGATCACCGAATTGCTGGCCACCACAGGTGTGGAACGCAATCCCACCGACGAGGCCGTTGCCGGCGATATCGTCGCCGTCGCCGGCCTGCCGGAGATCATGATCGGCGACACCCTGGCCGATCTGGCCGACCCCGTCGCGCTGCCCAGGATCACTGTCGACGAGCCGGCCATCTCGGTCACCATCGGTACCAACACCTCGCCGCTGGCCGGCAAGGTACCCGGCCACAAGCTCACTGCCCGCATGGTCCGCAACCGGCTGGACGCCGAGCTGGTGGGCAACGTGTCGATCCGGGTCCTCGACATCGGCGCACCCGACGCCTGGGAGGTGCAGGGCCGCGGCGAGCTGGCGCTGGCCGTGCTGGTTGAGCAGATGCGCCGCGAAGGCTTCGAATTGACCGTGGGCAAGCCGCAAGTGGTGACCAAGACCATCGACGGCAAGCTGCACGAGCCGTTCGAGGCGATGACCGTCGACTGCCCCGAGGAATACGTCGGCGCGGTCACCCAATTGATGGCCGCACGCAAGGGCCGCATGGTGGAGATGGCCAACCACACCACCGGCTGGGTCCGGATGGATTTCGTGGTGCCCAGCCGCGGCCTGATCGGGTGGCGCACCGACTTCCTCACCGAGACCCGCGGCACCGGCGTCGGCCATGCGGTGTTCGACGGGTACAAACCGTGGGCTGGGGACATCCGGGCGCGGCACACCGGATCGCTGGTCTCCGACCGGTCCGGCACCATCACTCCGTTCGCGTTGCTGCAACTCGCCGACCGGGGCCAGTTCTTCGTCGAGCCAGGCCAGGACACCTACGAGGGCATGGTCGTCGGGATCAACCCGCGCCCGGAGGACCTCGACATCAACGTCACACGGGAGAAGAAGCTGACCAACATGCGGTCGTCGACCGCCGATGTCATCGAGACGCTGGCCAAGCCGCTCGAACTCGACCTGGAGCGGGCCATGGAGTTCTGCGCGCCCGACGAATGCGTCGAGGTGACCCCGGAGATCGTGCGGGTCCGCAAGGTCGAGTTGGATGCCACCTCCCGGGCCCGCAGCCGGGCACGGGCCAAGGCCCGGGGTTAG
- the narJ gene encoding nitrate reductase molybdenum cofactor assembly chaperone, translated as MKLRSRSREPAMRDRLVWQAASLLLAYPDDGLTERLDTVEGLLAHLDGTVADLLGRTVAALRAAEPMAAAMDYVATFDMRRRATMYLTYWTAGDTRNRGREMLAFATAYREAGVEPPRSEAPDHLPVVLEFAATVAPGAGRQLLTEHRVPIDVLRSALADAASPYEHTVAAVCETLPAATDQEVRRAQRLAEAGPPAEAVGLQPFTLTVPPRREERAPDV; from the coding sequence ATGAAGCTGCGCTCCCGATCCCGCGAACCCGCGATGCGCGACCGGCTGGTGTGGCAGGCGGCGTCACTGCTGCTGGCCTACCCCGACGACGGGCTGACCGAGCGCCTGGACACCGTCGAGGGCCTGCTGGCGCACCTGGACGGGACCGTCGCCGACCTGCTCGGGCGAACGGTCGCCGCGCTGCGGGCCGCGGAACCGATGGCCGCCGCCATGGACTACGTCGCCACGTTCGACATGCGCAGGCGCGCCACCATGTACCTGACGTACTGGACGGCGGGGGATACCCGCAACCGCGGGCGGGAAATGCTGGCCTTCGCCACCGCCTACCGGGAGGCGGGTGTGGAGCCGCCGCGCAGCGAGGCGCCGGATCACCTGCCCGTGGTGCTCGAGTTCGCGGCGACCGTCGCACCCGGGGCGGGACGCCAGTTGTTGACCGAGCACCGCGTCCCGATCGACGTGCTGCGGTCCGCGTTGGCCGACGCCGCGTCGCCGTATGAGCACACCGTGGCGGCGGTGTGCGAGACGCTGCCGGCGGCCACCGACCAGGAAGTGCGCCGGGCGCAACGTCTGGCAGAAGCCGGCCCGCCCGCGGAAGCCGTTGGGCTGCAACCGTTTACCTTGACCGTGCCGCCTCGACGCGAAGAAAGAGCGCCCGATGTTTAG
- the narI gene encoding respiratory nitrate reductase subunit gamma yields the protein MFSNVLFWDITPYVTLAVLVVGLWWRYRYDKFGWTSRSSQIYESRLLSIASPIFHFGILAVFAGHVMGLFIPPRVTKALHVSDYVYHLQAVIAGSIAGFATLVGVGLLIYRRFTRPAVSAATTRSDKVMYVVLVLAIVVGLYCDLIGTGPHGGEFHYRYTVGMWFRRIWLFQPHGEVMINAPLDYQLHALIGMVLFTLWPFTRLVHVLSAPIAYLFRPYIVYRSRDVAASDQLVGSAPPRRGW from the coding sequence ATGTTTAGCAATGTATTGTTCTGGGACATCACTCCTTACGTCACGCTGGCGGTCTTGGTGGTCGGACTGTGGTGGCGATACCGTTACGACAAATTTGGCTGGACCTCACGCTCTTCGCAGATCTACGAGTCGCGGCTGCTGAGCATCGCCAGCCCGATCTTCCATTTCGGCATCCTCGCGGTGTTCGCCGGGCACGTGATGGGATTGTTCATCCCGCCGCGGGTGACCAAGGCGCTGCATGTCAGCGACTACGTCTACCACCTGCAAGCCGTCATCGCCGGATCCATTGCGGGCTTTGCGACGCTGGTGGGCGTTGGTTTGCTGATCTACCGGCGGTTTACCCGCCCGGCGGTGTCGGCGGCCACCACCCGCAGCGACAAGGTGATGTACGTGGTGCTGGTGCTGGCGATCGTGGTGGGCCTCTACTGCGACCTGATCGGCACCGGCCCGCATGGCGGCGAGTTCCATTACCGCTACACCGTCGGGATGTGGTTCCGGCGGATCTGGCTCTTCCAGCCGCACGGCGAAGTGATGATCAACGCACCGCTGGACTATCAGTTGCATGCCCTGATCGGGATGGTGCTGTTCACGCTCTGGCCATTCACCCGGCTGGTGCACGTGCTGAGCGCCCCGATCGCCTACCTGTTCCGGCCCTACATCGTCTACCGCAGCCGCGACGTGGCCGCATCGGACCAGTTGGTCGGTTCGGCGCCGCCCCGTCGCGGCTGGTAG
- a CDS encoding nitrate reductase subunit alpha, whose translation MTITPHVGGALEELLERSGRFFTPGEFSADLRTVTRRGGREADVFYRDRWSHDKVVRSTHGVNCTGSCSWKIYVKDGIITWETQQTDYPSVGPDRPEYEPRGCPRGASFSWYSYAPTRLRYPYARGVLIEMYREAKARLGDPVLAWADIQADPQRRRRYQQARGKGGLVRVSWAEATELIAAAHVYTIKTYGPDRVAGFSPIPAMSMVSYAAGSRFFELIGAPMTSFYDWYADLPVASPQVFGDQTDVPESGDWWDAAYLMMWGSNVPITRTPDAHWMAEARYRGTKVVTVSPDYADNTKFADEWMPCAAGTDGALAMAMGHVILSECYVRKQVPFFADFARRYTDLPFLIKLEQRGEMLVPGKNLTAADLGEADKNSENAALKPAVLDETTGTVVVPHGSLGFRYGEDGVGKWNLDLGDLLPALSVQGAEATNGDRRTALVHLPSFDTVNGEGATVARGVPVRRVGKHLVCTVFDLMLAHYGVARAGLPGQWPTGYDDPTQPNTPAWQEPITGVSAAQAIRVAREFARSAEESGGRSMIIMGGGICHWFHGDAIYRAVLALLMLTGSMGRNGGGWAHYVGQEKIRPLTGFQTMSMATDWVRPPRQVPGASYWYAHADQWRYDGYGADKLASPVGRGRFTDKHTMDVLASAVAMGWSPYYPQFDRSSLDLADEAHEAGRDAGEYVAQQLAQRKLKLAVTDPDNPVNWPRVLTVWRANLIGSSGKGGEYFLRHLLGTDSNVQAAPPRDGIRPVDVACEGDIPEGKLDLMMSIDFRMTSTTLVSDVVLPAATWYEKADISSTDMHPYVHAFSAATDPPWETRSDFDAFAAIARAFSAMAKGHLGTRSDVVLTALQHDTPDAMTFPGGAENDWLHTGATPVPGRTMGKITVVERDYTAIYDKWLTLGPLVEKFGLTTKGVTVHPFQEVQELAARFGVLNSGAAAGRPAITTAARMADVLLLLSGTTNGRLAVEGFRELEKRTGQRLAHLAEGSEDRRISYADTQARPVPVITSPEWSGSETGGRRYAPFTINIENLKPFHTLTGRMHFYLAHDWIEELGEHLPVFRPPLDMARLFGHPELSSRSGDGIGLTVRYLTPHSKWSFHSTYQDNLYMLSLSRGGPTMWMSPGDAAKIQVRDNDWVEAVNANGIYVCRAIVSHRIPDGVVFVYHVQERTVDTPRTETNNKRGGNHNALTRIRIKPSHLAGGYGQHAFAFNYLGPTGNQRDEVTVVRRRSQEVRYQ comes from the coding sequence TTGACCATCACACCTCACGTCGGCGGAGCGCTCGAGGAGCTGCTGGAGCGCAGCGGACGCTTCTTCACCCCGGGGGAATTCTCTGCTGATCTGCGCACGGTAACCCGGCGCGGCGGGCGAGAGGCTGACGTTTTCTACCGTGACCGGTGGAGTCACGACAAGGTGGTCCGCTCGACGCACGGCGTCAACTGCACCGGATCCTGCTCGTGGAAGATCTACGTCAAAGACGGCATCATCACCTGGGAAACCCAGCAGACCGACTATCCGTCGGTCGGCCCGGACCGCCCCGAGTACGAACCCCGCGGCTGTCCCCGGGGCGCATCGTTCTCCTGGTACAGCTATGCCCCGACCCGGCTTCGCTACCCGTATGCGCGCGGCGTGCTGATCGAGATGTACCGCGAGGCCAAGGCCCGGCTCGGCGACCCGGTGCTGGCGTGGGCCGACATCCAGGCCGATCCGCAGCGCCGTCGCCGCTATCAGCAGGCCCGGGGCAAGGGCGGGCTGGTCCGGGTCAGCTGGGCCGAAGCCACCGAACTGATTGCCGCGGCTCACGTGTACACCATCAAGACCTACGGCCCGGACCGGGTTGCCGGTTTCTCGCCGATCCCGGCGATGTCGATGGTGTCCTATGCCGCCGGCTCGCGGTTCTTCGAGCTGATCGGCGCCCCCATGACCTCGTTCTACGACTGGTACGCCGACCTGCCGGTGGCCTCCCCGCAGGTGTTCGGCGACCAGACCGATGTGCCCGAATCCGGGGACTGGTGGGACGCGGCCTATCTGATGATGTGGGGCTCCAACGTGCCCATCACCCGGACCCCGGATGCGCACTGGATGGCCGAGGCCCGCTACCGCGGCACCAAGGTGGTCACCGTCAGCCCCGACTACGCCGACAACACCAAGTTCGCCGACGAGTGGATGCCGTGTGCGGCCGGCACCGACGGGGCGCTGGCGATGGCGATGGGTCACGTCATCCTTTCGGAATGCTATGTGCGAAAACAGGTTCCGTTTTTCGCCGACTTCGCGCGTCGCTACACCGACCTGCCGTTCCTGATCAAGCTGGAACAACGGGGCGAGATGCTGGTGCCGGGCAAGAACCTCACGGCGGCGGATCTGGGTGAGGCCGATAAGAACTCCGAGAACGCGGCGCTCAAGCCCGCGGTGCTGGACGAAACGACCGGTACCGTCGTCGTGCCGCACGGCTCGCTGGGATTCCGCTACGGCGAGGACGGCGTCGGGAAGTGGAATCTCGATCTCGGTGATCTGCTGCCGGCGCTCAGCGTGCAGGGCGCAGAAGCCACCAACGGGGATCGGCGCACCGCGCTGGTGCACCTGCCCAGCTTCGACACGGTCAACGGCGAAGGCGCGACGGTGGCGCGCGGCGTGCCGGTGCGCCGGGTCGGTAAGCACCTGGTGTGCACGGTGTTCGACCTGATGCTGGCCCACTACGGCGTGGCGCGCGCGGGCCTGCCCGGCCAATGGCCCACCGGCTACGACGATCCCACCCAACCCAACACCCCGGCCTGGCAGGAGCCGATCACCGGGGTGTCGGCCGCCCAGGCCATTCGGGTCGCCCGCGAATTCGCCCGCAGCGCAGAGGAATCCGGCGGCCGCTCGATGATCATCATGGGCGGCGGCATCTGTCACTGGTTCCATGGCGACGCCATCTACCGTGCGGTGCTGGCACTGTTGATGCTGACCGGCTCGATGGGACGCAACGGCGGCGGCTGGGCCCACTACGTCGGTCAGGAAAAGATTCGGCCGCTCACCGGGTTTCAGACGATGTCGATGGCCACCGACTGGGTACGCCCGCCGCGTCAGGTCCCCGGCGCCTCGTACTGGTATGCGCACGCCGACCAATGGCGCTACGACGGCTACGGAGCCGACAAGCTGGCCAGCCCGGTGGGCCGGGGCCGCTTCACCGACAAGCACACCATGGACGTGCTGGCCTCGGCGGTGGCAATGGGCTGGAGCCCGTATTACCCGCAGTTCGACCGATCCAGTCTGGACCTCGCCGACGAGGCGCACGAGGCGGGTCGCGACGCCGGTGAATATGTGGCCCAGCAATTGGCGCAGCGCAAACTCAAACTCGCCGTGACCGATCCGGACAACCCCGTCAACTGGCCACGAGTACTGACGGTCTGGCGCGCCAACCTGATCGGCTCGTCGGGTAAGGGCGGCGAGTATTTCCTGCGCCATCTGCTGGGAACCGATTCCAACGTGCAGGCAGCGCCGCCGCGCGACGGGATACGGCCCGTCGACGTGGCCTGCGAAGGGGATATTCCGGAAGGCAAGCTCGACCTGATGATGTCGATCGACTTCCGGATGACCTCGACCACGCTGGTATCCGATGTGGTGCTGCCGGCAGCCACCTGGTACGAGAAGGCCGACATCTCCAGCACCGACATGCACCCATATGTGCACGCATTCAGTGCCGCGACCGATCCGCCCTGGGAAACCCGTTCGGATTTCGACGCTTTCGCTGCGATCGCCCGGGCCTTCAGCGCTATGGCCAAGGGTCATCTAGGCACCCGCAGCGACGTGGTGCTCACCGCACTGCAGCACGACACCCCGGATGCGATGACATTTCCCGGCGGTGCGGAAAACGACTGGCTGCATACCGGCGCGACGCCGGTGCCGGGACGCACCATGGGCAAGATCACCGTGGTGGAGCGCGACTACACCGCGATCTACGACAAGTGGCTGACGCTGGGTCCGCTCGTCGAAAAGTTCGGGTTGACCACCAAGGGTGTGACGGTGCACCCGTTCCAGGAGGTCCAGGAACTCGCAGCCAGATTCGGCGTGCTGAATTCCGGTGCGGCAGCAGGGCGTCCGGCGATCACCACCGCGGCGCGGATGGCCGATGTACTGCTGCTGCTGTCCGGGACAACCAATGGCCGCCTGGCCGTCGAGGGCTTCCGCGAGCTGGAGAAAAGGACCGGCCAGCGGCTGGCGCATCTGGCCGAGGGCAGCGAAGACCGCCGCATCAGCTACGCCGATACCCAGGCGCGTCCGGTCCCGGTGATCACCAGCCCGGAGTGGTCGGGCAGCGAAACCGGCGGGCGGCGTTATGCGCCGTTCACCATCAACATCGAGAACCTCAAACCGTTCCACACCCTGACCGGGCGGATGCATTTCTACCTGGCCCACGATTGGATCGAGGAACTCGGCGAACATCTGCCGGTTTTCCGCCCGCCACTGGACATGGCGCGACTGTTCGGCCATCCCGAGCTAAGCTCCCGATCCGGTGACGGAATCGGCCTCACCGTGCGGTATTTGACGCCGCACTCGAAGTGGTCGTTCCATTCCACCTACCAGGACAACCTGTACATGCTGTCGTTGTCCCGCGGTGGCCCCACCATGTGGATGAGTCCGGGGGATGCGGCGAAAATCCAAGTGCGCGACAATGATTGGGTCGAGGCCGTCAATGCCAACGGCATCTACGTGTGCCGGGCCATCGTGTCACACCGGATCCCCGACGGCGTGGTGTTCGTCTACCACGTCCAGGAACGCACGGTCGACACGCCGCGCACCGAGACCAACAACAAGCGCGGCGGTAACCACAATGCCCTTACCCGGATCCGGATCAAGCCCAGCCACTTGGCCGGTGGTTATGGTCAGCATGCGTTCGCGTTCAACTACCTGGGCCCGACCGGCAACCAGCGCGACGAGGTGACCGTGGTACGGCGACGCAGCCAGGAGGTGCGCTACCAATGA
- a CDS encoding 4a-hydroxytetrahydrobiopterin dehydratase, which translates to MAVLTDEQVDAALPGLDGWERAEGALRRSVKFPAFLDGIDAVRRVAEHAERTNHHPDIDIRWRTVTFALVTHSEGGITQRDIDMARDIDGIVGK; encoded by the coding sequence ATGGCTGTGTTAACGGATGAGCAAGTAGACGCCGCACTACCCGGCCTCGACGGCTGGGAGCGCGCCGAAGGTGCCCTGCGCCGGTCCGTCAAGTTTCCGGCGTTCCTCGACGGCATCGACGCGGTGCGCCGGGTGGCCGAGCACGCGGAACGCACGAATCATCATCCCGATATCGATATCCGCTGGCGGACGGTAACTTTCGCGTTGGTCACGCATTCAGAGGGCGGGATCACCCAACGCGATATCGACATGGCACGCGATATCGACGGGATCGTCGGGAAGTAG
- a CDS encoding DUF3761 domain-containing protein, whose translation MFRSLAVVIAVVAGTAGAGLVTHASHASTLSAAGMCPPGSYQNSSGACVPRPDSSNDDVTAICRDGSHSHSQHRNGTCSGHGGVGQWCPCSFSSGHWDPAAGPRRYTVIAHADADRRGGSHHLWLHGPGGATG comes from the coding sequence ATGTTTCGCTCGTTAGCAGTCGTGATAGCCGTTGTCGCGGGAACGGCCGGCGCCGGCCTGGTCACGCACGCGTCGCACGCGTCCACCCTGTCAGCCGCCGGGATGTGCCCGCCGGGCAGCTATCAGAATTCGAGCGGTGCCTGCGTCCCGCGTCCGGACAGCTCGAACGACGACGTCACCGCAATCTGCCGGGACGGCTCGCATTCGCACAGCCAGCACCGCAACGGCACCTGCTCCGGTCACGGTGGAGTCGGCCAATGGTGTCCATGCAGCTTCTCGTCGGGACACTGGGATCCAGCGGCAGGCCCGCGACGGTATACCGTCATTGCCCATGCCGACGCAGATCGTCGTGGCGGGAGCCATCATCTGTGGCTCCACGGTCCTGGTGGCGCAACGGGCTAG